The following DNA comes from Hordeum vulgare subsp. vulgare chromosome 3H, MorexV3_pseudomolecules_assembly, whole genome shotgun sequence.
ATGTCGGTGCGCCCGAGCGAGAGGGCCGACGCGCGGCGGAACCGCTACAAGGTGACGGTGGACGCCgatgaggggcggcggcggcgcgaggacaACATGGTGGAGATCCGCAAGAACCGCCGCGAGGAGAGCCTCCTCAAGAAGCGCCGCGAGGGGCTCCAGGCCCAGGCTCCCATACCCGCCGCCGGCGTCGAGAAGAAGGTGAGGATACTGCACACTTCTGCCCTACTCCCCTTCCCCTAGCTTCCTGTTTCAGTGCTCCTGGAGTCTGAATCGTAGTTTATTTCTACTGTGAATTGTACACGAGGTTTCAGATGAGTTAAGTATTTGCTTCGTGTGCAGTAGATTGGTTTAGTAACTGCTTCGTTATGCTTAGGAGATGTTTGCGTGCGCACGACTGAACGCACGCATGTCTACTTGTGTGTGGGTGTGTGTTGCTTGCGTCGCGGCTTGAAGAAATATCAATTCGTAGACACGTGGTACTTCTGCAGATACTGATTAGTGACTATTGACTTGTGAGGATCGTTCAGAGGCCAGATTAGTTGTTGGTTTTATTAACATGCTTGGTTGGTCGTGACTTTCCGGGGCACGCCTGCCAACGCCAGTCTTATTTCTCGTGATCTCTCTGTCCTTTTGTTTTAGTTATGATTATTGGAGACGCACAGTTAGGTGTTCGTCTTGCACTTCCAGTGGTTAAATTAATCAGTTCTTCAGTTTTGATTTGATTTGTGGTCTCTCATCTTTGCCAGAACTACCTTTGTTTAGAGCAGTGTGCTGTTTGCAGACCTTTTATGGCTTTGGTACATTAATCTGGGCATCTTTGTTTTCTGTTTGAATTTTGTAGCTTGAAAGCTTACCTGCTATGGTTGGTGGGGTTTATTCGGAGGATAACAACCTGCAGCTTGAGGCAACGACACAATTCCGCAAGTTGCTTTCTATAGGTACTAACTTCTCACTTTTTGTTTGTTTGTAAAACTAATCTTTTATATCACTCAGTTAGTGAACGTTAACTGAGGTTGTCATTTGTATCAATCAGAAAGGAGCCCCCCAATCGAAGAAGTTATCCAATCAGGCGTTGTTCCTCGATTTGTGCAGTTTCTTACTAGGGAGGATTTCCCCCAACTCCAGGTGGGTGTCAACGTAATCTTATTTTTTTGTAATCTGGTAGTCAGGACACTTTCCAACTAGACTTCTTACCCTGGTGTTTTTGAATAACTTTTGCAGTTTGAAGCAGCGTGGGCACTCACAAACATTGCGTCTGGCACATCAGAGAATACCAAGGTTGTCATTGATCATGGGGCAGTTCCAATATTTGTGAAGCTTCTTGCGTCTGGCAGTGATGATGTTCGTGAGCAGGTATTTGATCACTTGCTTGGCCACTAGTTTTATGTTGTCCTGGTTGAGTGTTTGTGGGGAGTCATTAATTCTGATACTTCTTGAAAATAATTTCAAGGCGGTCTGGGCACTGGGCAATGTTGCTGGTGACTCCCCAAAGTGCCGTGACCTTGTTCTCGCAAATGGCGCATTGATGCCTCTGCTAGCACAGTTGAATgagcatgctaaactctccatgtTAAGGAATGCGACCTGGACTTTATCAAATTTCTGCAGAGGAAAGCCACAACCAGCATTTGATCAGGTTTTGTACACTTACATTTTTATTCTCCTGTGGTTAGTAGGTAACAGCAGTTACTTGACATATTCTTTCTATTACCATAGACTAAGCCTGCTCTGCCAGCACTTGCACGACTTATCCATTCCAATGATGAGGAAGTTTTAACTGATGCATGCTGGGCTCTTTCCTATCTCTCTGATGGCACCAATGACAAGATCCAATCTGTGATTGATGCTGGTGTCTGTCCCCGACTTGTGGAGCTTCTCCTGTATGTTTCAACCATGCATTACAATTTTCTGCTATACGATTCTGTATCTTATTGTTCACTCATTTCTGTTCTTTCAATATTGTTTACAACATGAAGCCATCCATCACCTTCAGTGCTTATACCTGCACTacgaactgttggaaatattgtcACAGGAGATGACTCACAAACTCAGGTAACTAattcatttttgttttgttctttggATTCACTACATTTTGCACCAATAAATTATTGTGACTTTTGAGTTCAACTCTAAAAGAGGATATTGTTATTTGCGTATATTATAGCCATCATGTTTGCCATTGTACATCAGATGTGACAAATGTCTataaaatatatttgaaatttAAACCCCACATCTTTGTTTGTTTACTGTACAGTTTTCTGATAGTTTGGTTGCTCACTTTACTACTGTGTTACCCCAACAGTCGACTGAAGTTCTGCCTAGTCTGTATCCCTATTCATGTAAAATGCTCGTCAAGTTTTACATAGCCTGCTTTGTGATTACACTAATAAATTATTACTTGGTTCACTTGCATGGCACATTACAATTTGTATCTGTGATTACTAGCTTTCCTAAGAGCTGTATAGTTTTGTTTGTTCATTTTTCTATGTTATTAAGCTTGTCTTCTATTCTACAGTGcatcattgatcatcaagctcttGGGTGTCTCCTCAGTCTGTTGACAGAAAATCACAAGAAAAGCATTAAGAAAGAGGCCTGCTGGACTGTTTCAAATATCACTGCTGGTAACAAAGATCAGATACAGGTATGAGTTCTGCATATGCTCACATGATTTCATCTCATGTTACTTAGGTTAAGGGGATTACTCTTGTTTGTATTAAATACTCAGGACATTAATTGATTTTAGTTTGATAACTGTATGTATTGTGTGGTGCATATATCTTAGATTGTGCTGTGCTCATTGTGGCTAGTGCGAAATATTGAAACTAATGTTACCATCATGCTGGTGGTACAAAGACCTCAACTATGCAGGTAACTCAGAAGTAACACGCCTAAGAACTAAGAAGCCATAAGCCTTTTCCCTCAATGTTGGTTCAACTAGATGTAAATGACGGCCTTTATTCTGTACTAACTGGTTGCTGACTCAAAACTCCTTTATTCCTTTTTGGAATGTTTGCAAGCATTATGACTTTGTTTGCCCAGTTGGAGTGCCTATGTACCTAATAGTCTCAACATAATGAGTTAGTTAGCATTGTCGTACTGAAGTATTAGGCATCTTGTTTGTGGCCCCTCTTTCGACAGAGGATCCATGTATTAGGCATCAAGCTTGTTGAATATATATGTTCTTAATGGTTAATCATTGATCACATACATTGCTATACTGGCTTCTTAGGCTGTGATTACTGCTGGAATTATTTTTCCTTTGGTGCATCTGCTGCAAACGGCTGAGTTTGATATCAAGAAGGAGGCTGCTTGGGCCATCTCGAATGCTACCTCCGGTGGTTCCCATGACCAAATAAAGTATGTTCTCATTCGCTGCTATTCAGATTACATGCAAATATTGCACTTAAATTTCGAGTTTTCCCGTTGTTGATGTTTGTACCTATATTATGTAAATAGGTATTTGGTTAGCGAGGGCTGCATCAAGCCACTGTGTGACCTCCTCCTTTGCCCAGATCCAAGAATCGTTACAgtttgcttggagggtcttgAGAACATTctcaaagttggagaaactgataaGAATTTGGGTGCTTCTGGGGAGGGAAATGTCTATGCACAGATGATTGATGAAGCAGAAGGCCTGGAAAAGATTGAGAACCTGcagagccatgataacaatgaaatCTATGAGAAGGCTGTGAAGATTCTTGAGGCTTACTggatggaggaggaagatgatgcgATGGGGACAACTATGGAAGCTCCCACAGGTGTTGCCTTTGACTTTGGCCAAGGTGGCAACCCTGATCTGAACTTGGGCTGAATACAGGTAGGTACTCTCAACATGTAACCATATTTGTTGTCTCTCTCGTCATAATTACCCGATATCGTAGCATGGATCAGCTTCTGAGCAAAGAGACAACCAATAATTTTGAATTCCTTTTGCAGATTTGACCAATGGTGGCAATTCCCTTGTCTCTGGAGTTGTCACCATTTGGTGTAGTCGGTGTGTGGGGGTAAGGTCATGGTTGTGGTGGGTCCAATAAGCTGAAGATTTCAAGAAAGCAACTGGTCCTGGGTATCAAATATCACAGCGATTGTAAGAGGAGTATAATCGTCGAACTTGAGGAGTCTGGGTTTTTTTCTATCAGGCTACTATGTAGGGGTTGCATCTTTAGTATGGTGTGCACTATTTTGCTACTGTATAGCCTGAGTTGAGCTTCTGCAACTCTGCGAGGCATTTAGGTGACAATTTCTTGAATGATTTGGTATGTGCGGTTCTTCAGGAATGAAGTGAGTTGCAGTTTGTTCGAACATGTCAATGTCTGGTTTCACTTAATTATTCTATCTGTGTTTTTTCAGTTTGGTTGTTTGCTCAATTTTGAATTGCATGTCTAAATCTTGACAAGGGCACTGTGATTACAGAGTTGGCAGGGAAATGAACGGCATATATAGCAGATAATAACATGAATATTGTCCTTGTACAAACAAATTGTTTTACATAGTATAAGCAAATAATAATCCAATTGCTACTCCACTAAAACAGCGTCgcttatttccggacggaggtatAATAAGTAAGCAAGCAATTGTTG
Coding sequences within:
- the LOC123443379 gene encoding importin subunit alpha-1a; this translates as MSVRPSERADARRNRYKVTVDADEGRRRREDNMVEIRKNRREESLLKKRREGLQAQAPIPAAGVEKKLESLPAMVGGVYSEDNNLQLEATTQFRKLLSIERSPPIEEVIQSGVVPRFVQFLTREDFPQLQFEAAWALTNIASGTSENTKVVIDHGAVPIFVKLLASGSDDVREQAVWALGNVAGDSPKCRDLVLANGALMPLLAQLNEHAKLSMLRNATWTLSNFCRGKPQPAFDQTKPALPALARLIHSNDEEVLTDACWALSYLSDGTNDKIQSVIDAGVCPRLVELLLHPSPSVLIPALRTVGNIVTGDDSQTQCIIDHQALGCLLSLLTENHKKSIKKEACWTVSNITAGNKDQIQAVITAGIIFPLVHLLQTAEFDIKKEAAWAISNATSGGSHDQIKYLVSEGCIKPLCDLLLCPDPRIVTVCLEGLENILKVGETDKNLGASGEGNVYAQMIDEAEGLEKIENLQSHDNNEIYEKAVKILEAYWMEEEDDAMGTTMEAPTGVAFDFGQGGNPDLNLG